The Candidatus Neomarinimicrobiota bacterium nucleotide sequence CGGCGGCGGGTTAAACACAATATTTAATATCACCACGACCCGACCGGTCGCAATAAGTATGATAGCCCTTGCAGTCGTGGTGTTCGGATACGTGTCGTATCAGCAGCTCTCGCTGAATCTAATGCCCGATATCTCCTATCCCACGCTCACGGTCAGAACAGAATATTTAGGGGCGGCGCCCGAGGAAGTTGAAACTACTGTCTCCAGACCGGCGGAACAGGCATTGGGTGTTGTAGGAAATCTTGTAAACTTAACGAGCATATCAAAAGCGGGCGTATCTGACGTTGTTATGGAGTACACATGGGACACAGATATGAACGTGGCGACTCAGGACATCAGGGAAAAGCTGGATCAGATTCGGTTTCCTGACGGAGTGGAACGCCCTCTGATACTCAGGTACGATCCTTCTCTTGACCCGATAATCAGGGTTGGACTTTACGGCGGAGATGATTTATTCGAATTAAGGAAAATAGCTGAAGAAGAGATAAAGCGCGATCTCGAAACCGTACCCGGAGTTGCGGCTGTAAAGGTAAAAGGAGGACTTGAGAGAGAGATACGCGTAGAACTTGACGAGCAGCAGATCACTCTCATGGGTTTGAACATCAGAGACATCAGTAATTTGATAGGACGGGAAAATATCAACCTCGCCGGCGGAAATCTGAAAGAGGGTCAAACCGAATACCTGGTCAGGACGCTTAACGAATTCACAAGAATAAGCGACATTGCAGATCTTGTGGTCAGAAGAACGGGTGACATCGAGATACGTATCAAGGACATCGGCACCGTCCGGGAAACGCACAAAGACCGGGAAGTTATTACGAGAATAGGCGGCAATGAAAGCGTTGAGATAGAAATTTACAAAGAAGCTGATGCCAACATAGTTGCCGTAGCGGAACGGGTGAGAGATAAGCTGTACGGCACTCCACGCCAGCAAGCCTTTGTGAAAGAAAAGAAGGAAAAAGAGGAAAAGGAGAAAAAGAGGAAGGAAGAACTAAAGCGGGAAGGTGGGGAAAAAGCAGTTGCCGCCGCAGCTGCCGCTGAAGAGAAGAAAGATAAGGCAAAAAAGGAGGAGAAAAAGAAAGAAAGAAAACGCGGGGCCGGCAGGCGCGGGAGAGGTCAAGGAACGGCGATGATGTCAGCGACGATGACCGATTTTATCTCTCATAATCTGCCGAAGGGCATCAGCATGAGTACGCTGAGCGACAAGTCTACTTTTATTAAAAACGCTATTGACGAAGTACTGAATACCGCAATGATCGGCGCTCTTTTAGCGGTGATAGTCTTATTTGTATTCCTCCGAAAAGCGTCGACCACTCTGATAGTGGCTATCGCTATTCCTTTATCGATCGTCGCCACTTTTGCGCCGATGCACATTTTCAGCGTATCACTGAATATTATGTCGCTCGGCGGTTTAGCGCTTGGAGTCGGGATGCTCGTTGACAATTCGATTGTAGTCCTCGAAAGTATCTTCCGCTGCCGGGAAGAAGGGGACGGACTCGTTGAATCGTCGGTACGCGGGGTGAAAGAAGTCGGATCGGCGGTCTTTGCCTCGACTCTGACGACAATCGCGGTCTTCTTTCCTATCGTATTCGTGGAAGGGATAGCGGGTCAGATCTTCGGCGACCTGTCACTGACGGTCGTATTTTCACTTATGGCATCTGTTGCGGTAGCGTTGTTTCTAATCCCGATGCTTGCTTCGAGAGAGTTAGACGTTTCAAAAGCCGGGATTTCAATTGATAAGATAAAGAGCATGGATTTCATGCGGTTCAGGTCATTGGAAAATCTGAGAGCGCTTTCGGAAGACAATTCATCGACTCTAATGGATAAATTGGTAGGATACCCGTTAAACACAATGAGGCTGCTGGGAGAGTTCGGATTTAAATTCGTCCTGATGGTATCGGTGATAATTCTTATAACTCTCAAAGTTTTTCTGATTATCCTGTTCACTCTTCTCTCTCCGATTATCAGCCTGATATCGCTGAAAGTGAAGAGATGGAAAGGATTCAATCCTGCTCTGATACGCTGGTCAGCATCTGATCGTGTGTTTCGTCTCATATATCAACAAAAGATTTGGGAAGGGTTACTTCAATTTGAATTAACTGAAGGTCTAACAGATGGATTGAACGGTTATCTAAAAGGGTTTAGAAAACCGGTCTATTATGCAGGGGAATCGTGGAAGTTACTGCTCCGAAGAACTGTCAGAGGTCTTCTCCTCCCGCTGGTGACTATATATTTCGTTCTGAGGTTCCTTATCGGTCTGCTGGGTTCTCTCATAGCGCGGTTAGGCATAGCATTCATGAATCTGTTGACGCTTATAGGTATATTCCTCTGGTCGATAACCGGTTTGATTCTGATGCCGTTCATAACGTTCATCGTGTATCTATTCGAATTAGGATATGATCGTATCAGTGAATGGTATCCGGGCGCGATCCGATGGTCGCTTGACAATAAGGGAGCTGTAATCGGCACCTCGGCTGTGTTATTCTTGATCAGTGTTTTTGTATTGATCCCCACGTTGGGAACGGATTTGATTCCGCAGGTGCATCAGGGTGAATTCAACGTCGATGTGTACCTGCCGGTAGGTACACGACTCGAGGAGACCGACCGTAAACTCAAGATAGTTGAAAACCGGATCAGAGATGAAGTAATGATAGGTGAGCTCGCTACCGTAGTCGGCGCTGAAAAATCGGCAAATCTCAAAAGCGACGAGGGAGAGCATACGGGAAAAGTGACCGTTAAGATGATACCGGAATATATCGGTGCAGAGAACGAAATCTTGCTGATAAACAATATCAGGCGCAAGTTAGCCGACATTCCCGGGATCGTTACCAAAATTTCCCGCCCGGCGCTGTTCAGTTTTAAAACGCCCATAGAAGTCGAGGTGCAGGGGTACGATCTCTCGACGTTGAAACGGATGGCATCTATCG carries:
- a CDS encoding efflux RND transporter permease subunit is translated as MDGKESSGGGLNTIFNITTTRPVAISMIALAVVVFGYVSYQQLSLNLMPDISYPTLTVRTEYLGAAPEEVETTVSRPAEQALGVVGNLVNLTSISKAGVSDVVMEYTWDTDMNVATQDIREKLDQIRFPDGVERPLILRYDPSLDPIIRVGLYGGDDLFELRKIAEEEIKRDLETVPGVAAVKVKGGLEREIRVELDEQQITLMGLNIRDISNLIGRENINLAGGNLKEGQTEYLVRTLNEFTRISDIADLVVRRTGDIEIRIKDIGTVRETHKDREVITRIGGNESVEIEIYKEADANIVAVAERVRDKLYGTPRQQAFVKEKKEKEEKEKKRKEELKREGGEKAVAAAAAAEEKKDKAKKEEKKKERKRGAGRRGRGQGTAMMSATMTDFISHNLPKGISMSTLSDKSTFIKNAIDEVLNTAMIGALLAVIVLFVFLRKASTTLIVAIAIPLSIVATFAPMHIFSVSLNIMSLGGLALGVGMLVDNSIVVLESIFRCREEGDGLVESSVRGVKEVGSAVFASTLTTIAVFFPIVFVEGIAGQIFGDLSLTVVFSLMASVAVALFLIPMLASRELDVSKAGISIDKIKSMDFMRFRSLENLRALSEDNSSTLMDKLVGYPLNTMRLLGEFGFKFVLMVSVIILITLKVFLIILFTLLSPIISLISLKVKRWKGFNPALIRWSASDRVFRLIYQQKIWEGLLQFELTEGLTDGLNGYLKGFRKPVYYAGESWKLLLRRTVRGLLLPLVTIYFVLRFLIGLLGSLIARLGIAFMNLLTLIGIFLWSITGLILMPFITFIVYLFELGYDRISEWYPGAIRWSLDNKGAVIGTSAVLFLISVFVLIPTLGTDLIPQVHQGEFNVDVYLPVGTRLEETDRKLKIVENRIRDEVMIGELATVVGAEKSANLKSDEGEHTGKVTVKMIPEYIGAENEILLINNIRRKLADIPGIVTKISRPALFSFKTPIEVEVQGYDLSTLKRMASIVENRMIGINGLTDVKSNIQTGNPEVQIIYDRKLLAKYGMNISEVARIVRNKVKGEVASRFKDEDRRIDILVRVKEEDKESIDALRRLVVNPGGQVPIYLNAIAEIRIGEGPSEIRRVDQQRVALITANTAGIDLGSAMERISEALDGISWPYGFSYVLSGQNKEMETSMNSLLFALLLAVFLVYVVMASQFESLIHPFVIMFTIPLALIGVVTVLWLLSIPLSVVVFLGLIMLAGIVVNNAIVLVDYINRLRAKGMDKIEAIVTAGSVRLRPILMTTATTVLGLLPMALGLGEGAEIRTPMAITVVAGLISSTMLTLLVIPTVYALVDRKD